One region of Miscanthus floridulus cultivar M001 chromosome 19, ASM1932011v1, whole genome shotgun sequence genomic DNA includes:
- the LOC136526757 gene encoding early nodulin-93-like, translating to MSTVSRASLDQKLALAKRCSQEATLAGAKAAAVATIASAIPTLASVRMLPWAKANINPTGQALIISTVAGMAYFIAADKKILSLARRHSFEEAPEHLRDTSFQGTGRPHPAFFRP from the exons ATGTCGACGGTGAGCCGTGCATCCCTTGATCAGAAGCTTGCCCTCGCCAAGCGATGCTCGCAAG AGGCGACCCTTGCCGGAGCCAAGGCGGCAGCTGTGGCAACTATCGCCTCCGCGATTCCCACC CTGGCGAGCGTGAGGATGCTGCCATGGGCGAAGGCCAACATCAACCCCACCGGCCAGGCACTCATCATCTCAACGGTTGCTGGGATGGCCTACTTCATCGCCGCCGACAAGAAGATTCTCTCGCTGGCGAGACGGCACTCGTTTGAGGAAGCCCCTGAGCACCTCAGGGACACCTCCTTCCAGGGCACCGGTCGCCCACACCCGGCTTTCTTCAGGCCATGA
- the LOC136526756 gene encoding coatomer subunit beta'-1-like has product MPLRLEIKRKFAQRSERVKSVDLHPTEPWILSSLYSGSVCIWDYQAQAMVKSFEVSELPVRSAKFISRKQWVVAGADDMFIRVYNYNTMDKVKVFEAHTDYIRCVAVHPTLPYVLSSSDDMLIKLWDWDKGWMCTQIFEGHSHYVMQVTFNPKDINTFASASLDRTTKIWSLGSPDPNFTLDGHQKGVNCVDYFTGGDRPYLITGSDDSTAKVWDYQTKSCVQTLEGHTHNISAVCFHPELPIIITGSEDGTVRIWHSTTYRLENTLNYGLERVWAVGYMKGSRRMVIGYDEGTIMIKMGREVPIASMDTSGKIIWAKHNEIQTVNIKTVGAGFEATDGERLPLAVKELGSCDLYPQSLKHNPNGRFVVVCGDGEYIIYTALAWRNRSFGTALEFVWSSEGEYAIRESTSRIKTYSKSFQEKKTIRPSFSAERIFGGVLLAMCSSDFICFYDWADCRLIRRIDVNVKNVYWADSGDLVAIASDTSFYILKYNRDIVASYLEGGKPVDEEGVEDAFELLHEVNERVRTGIWVGDCFIYNNSSSRLNYCVGGEVTTMYHLDRPMYLLGYLANQSRVYLIDKEFNVIGYTLLLSLIEYKTLVMRGDLEHANEILSSIPKAQYNSVAHFLESRGMLEEALEIATDADYKFDLAVQLGKLEVAKAIAIEAQSQSKWKQLGELAMSTGKLELAEECLLQAKDLSGLLLLYSSLGDAEGIEKLASLATEHGKNNVAFLCLFMLGKVEDCIQLLVDSNRIPEAALMARSYLPSKVPEIVAIWRNDLSKINPKAAESLADPSEYPNLFEDWQVALTVEKNIASQRGHYPPADQYLNHAEKSDMTLVEAFKRMQVMEHEELEDAAEENGEPDQLALEENEMQNTDDADEPEETVFVNGDEGEEQQGTDNEGASSA; this is encoded by the exons ATG CCGCTCAGGTTGGAGATCAAG CGGAAGTTCGCTCAACGGTCGGAGAGGGTCAAGTCGGTGGATTTGCATCCCACGGAGCCATG GATCCTGTCGAGCCTGTACTCGGGGAGTGTCTGCATCTGGGATTATCAGGCACAG GCAATGGTGAAATCATTTGAAGTTTCAGAACTGCCAG TGAGGTCGGCAAAATTTATTTCAAGGAAACAATGGGTTGTAGCTGGTGCAGACGACATGTTCATTCGTGTCTACAACTACAATACCATGGACAAAGTTAAAGTTTTTGAGGCTCATACTGATTACATCAGATGTGTTGCGGTCCATCCAACTCTACCATATGTGCTGTCATCATCTGATGACATGCTAATAAAACTGTGGGACTGGGATAAAGGGTGGATGTGCACTCAAATATTTGAGGGACATTCACACTATGTGATGCAGGTTACTTTCAATCCAAAGGATATTAACACCTTTGCAAGCGCATCTCTTGACCGCACTACAAAG ATATGGAGTTTGGGCTCTCCAGATCCAAACTTCACACTCGATGGACATCAAAAGGGTGTCAACTGTGTTGACTACTTCACTGGTGGTGACAGGCCCTATTTGATTACTGGTTCTGATGACTCCACTGCAAAG GTCTGGGATTACCAGACGAAGAGCTGTGTTCAGACACTTGAAGGGCATACACATAATATTTCTGCTGTTTGTTTCCATCCTGAGCTCCCTATAATCATTACTGGATCCGAAGATGGTACAGTTCGTATATGGCATTCGACAACTTACAG ACTTGAGAACACACTAAACTATGGCCTTGAGAGAGTCTGGGCTGTTGGATACATGAAGGGATCAAGAAG GATGGTGATTGGTTATGATGAGGGGACCATTATGATAAAAATGGGCCGTGAAGTACCCATAGCAAGTATGGATACCAGTGGGAAAATCATTTGGGCGAAACATAATGAAATACAAACTGTAAATATCAAGACAGTCGGTGCAGGCTTTGAG GCCACAGATGGAGAAAGATTACCCTTGGCTGTAAAAGAGTTAGGAAGCTGTGATTTGTACCCACAG AGCTTGAAGCATAACCCTAACGGACGGTTCGTTGTTGTATGTGGAGATGGCGAGTACATAATTTATACTGCCCTGGCCTGGAGGAATAGATCATTTGGAACTGCACTGGAATTTGTTTGGTCATCAGAAGGAGAATATGCAATTAGGGAAAGTACATCAAGAATAAAGACTTACAGTAAATCATTTCAG GAGAAGAAAACTATCCGCCCTTCATTTTCAGCAGAGCGTATTTTTGGTGGGGTATTGTTGGCTATGTGTTCTAGTGACTTCATCTGCTTTTATGACTGGGCTGATTGTAGACTAATACGCCGAATTGATGTGAATGTTAAG AACGTTTACTGGGCTGATAGTGGTGACCTAGTTGCAATAGCAAGTGATACATCATTCTACATCCTCAAGTACAAT AGAGATATTGTTGCTTCTTATCTAGAAGGTGGAAAGCCTGTGGACGAAGAAGGTGTCGAAGATGCTTTTGAGCTGCTTCATGAGGTCAATGAGCGAGTGAGAACTGGAATTTGGGTTGGAGACTGCTTTATCTATAACAACTCATCGTCGCGCCTAAATTATTGCGTTGGTGGTGAG GTCACTACTATGTATCATTTGGATCGCCCTATGTACCTATTGGGATATCTTGCGAACCAAAGTCGAGTTTATCTTATTGACAAGGAGTTTAA TGTCATTGGGTACACATTACTTCTGAGTTTGATTGAGTACAAGACCCTTGTGATGCGTGGGGATTTGGAACATGCAAATGAAATTTTATCGTCCATACCAAAGGCGCAATATAATAG TGTTGCTCATTTTTTGGAATCGAGAGGTATGTTGGAAGAGGCTCTTGAGATAGCCACCGATGCTGACTACAAGTTTGACCTAGCTGTGCAGCTTGGAAAATTAGAAGTTGCAAAG GCTATCGCCATAGAAGCACAAAGTCAATCTAAATGGAAGCAGTTGGGCGAACTCGCCATGTCCACAGGCAAG CTAGAGTTGGCGGAGGAATGCCTTCTTCAAGCGAAGGATTTAAGTGGCTTGTTGCTACTGTACTCATCTCTTGGAGATGCTGAAGGAATTGAAAAGCTTGCTTCTTTGGCAACAGAACATGGAAAAAACAATGTTGCTTTCCTCTGCCTTTTTATGCTTGGTAAAGTGGAAGATTGCATACAGTTGCTTGTAGACAG TAACCGTATACCTGAAGCTGCATTAATGGCACGATCATATCTTCCTAGCAAAGTACCAGAGATAGTAGCAATTTGGAGAAACGACCTCAGTAAA ATTAATCCAAAAGCTGCAGAGTCTCTGGCAGATCCTTCTGAATATCCAAATTTATTTGAAGACTGGCAGGTTGCTCTAACTGTAGAAAAAAACATTGCTTCTCAGAG GGGCCATTATCCTCCTGCTGACCAGTACTTGAATCATGCTGAGAAGTCAGACATGACTCTTGTGGAAGCTTTCAAAAGGATGCAGGTCATGGAGCATGAGGAACTTGAAGATGCAGCTGAGGAAAATGGAGAACCTGATCAACTG GCATTGGAAGAGAATGAAATGCAGAACACAGATGATGCTGATGAACCTGAAGAGACAGTTTTTGTAAATGGGGATGAGGGTGAGGAACAGCAGGGTACGGACAATGAAGGAGCTTCGTCTGCTTAG